A single window of Nocardioides kongjuensis DNA harbors:
- a CDS encoding response regulator, translating to MSAPIRVALVDDQPLVRMGLATLVAAEPDLELAGEAGDGREGLALLRRTTPDVVLCDIRMPVLDGLGLLAEVAADPALAAVKVVMLTTFELDEYVFEALRNGASGFLLKDAEPTAILDAVRVVAEGGSLLAPSVTRTVIDHFGASRAERPHPRIGDLTEREREILGWVATGMSNGEIADALVVSPDTVRTHVSRAMVKLQARDRAQLVVFAIESGLRRS from the coding sequence ATGAGCGCTCCCATCCGGGTCGCGCTCGTCGACGACCAGCCGCTGGTCCGGATGGGCCTGGCCACCCTCGTCGCCGCCGAGCCGGACCTCGAGCTGGCCGGCGAGGCGGGGGACGGACGCGAGGGGCTCGCCCTGCTGCGTCGTACGACGCCCGACGTGGTGCTCTGCGACATCCGGATGCCCGTGCTGGACGGCCTCGGCCTGCTCGCCGAGGTCGCCGCCGACCCGGCCCTCGCCGCGGTCAAGGTGGTCATGCTGACGACCTTCGAGCTCGACGAGTACGTCTTCGAGGCGCTGCGCAACGGCGCCAGCGGCTTCCTGCTCAAGGACGCCGAGCCGACCGCCATCCTTGACGCGGTGCGGGTGGTGGCCGAGGGCGGCTCACTGCTCGCGCCGTCCGTGACCCGCACCGTGATCGACCACTTCGGTGCCAGCCGTGCCGAGCGTCCGCACCCGCGGATCGGCGACCTCACCGAGCGCGAGCGGGAGATCCTCGGCTGGGTCGCGACCGGCATGTCCAACGGTGAGATCGCCGACGCGCTGGTCGTCAGCCCCGACACCGTCCGCACCCACGTCAGCCGGGCGATGGTCAAGCTGCAGGCGCGGGACCGGGCCCAGCTGGTCGTCTTCGCCATCGAGTCCGGGCTGCGGAGGTCCTGA
- a CDS encoding ABC transporter permease, translating to MSTLTATTRSTRAELMRLRAWPAVWITLGAWLVLSLLFGYLFTYLSYTSGDPGFSDEGTTRAQQLAQMMPDAVPDVFLQGMPMFGGALMMVLGALVAGNGYGWGTWKTLFSQGVRRTPALVGSVLSLTAVVVGTLVVTFALDLGVSLLIATTESQDVVMPSAGSVAQSFGAGFLVLEMWALLGFLLGTLARGPALSVGLGLVWALVVENLLRGVGQLLGWVENLTAVLPGTSAGSLIGSIVCVGVGDGTPGVVDTVPGPRAAITVGVYVVLAVLASIALVRRRDVT from the coding sequence ATGAGCACCCTGACCGCCACCACCCGCAGCACCCGGGCCGAGCTGATGCGCCTGCGCGCGTGGCCGGCCGTGTGGATCACGCTCGGCGCCTGGCTCGTGCTGAGCCTGCTGTTCGGCTACCTGTTCACCTATCTGTCGTACACCAGCGGCGACCCGGGCTTCAGCGACGAAGGCACCACCCGGGCCCAGCAGCTCGCACAGATGATGCCGGACGCCGTGCCCGACGTCTTCTTGCAGGGCATGCCGATGTTCGGCGGCGCGCTGATGATGGTGCTGGGCGCGCTCGTCGCCGGCAACGGCTACGGGTGGGGCACCTGGAAGACCCTGTTCTCGCAGGGGGTGCGTCGTACGCCGGCCCTGGTGGGCTCGGTCCTCTCCCTCACCGCGGTCGTCGTCGGCACCCTCGTCGTCACCTTCGCGCTCGACCTCGGCGTCTCCCTGCTGATCGCGACCACCGAGTCGCAGGACGTCGTGATGCCGTCCGCCGGGTCGGTCGCGCAGTCGTTCGGTGCCGGCTTCCTGGTGCTCGAGATGTGGGCCCTGCTCGGCTTCCTGCTCGGCACCCTGGCCCGCGGCCCGGCCCTCTCGGTCGGCCTCGGCCTGGTGTGGGCGCTCGTCGTCGAGAACCTGCTGCGCGGCGTCGGCCAGCTCCTCGGCTGGGTCGAGAACCTCACGGCGGTGCTGCCCGGCACCTCCGCCGGCTCGCTGATCGGCTCGATCGTCTGCGTCGGGGTCGGCGACGGCACCCCCGGCGTCGTCGACACCGTCCCCGGCCCCCGGGCAGCGATCACCGTCGGGGTGTACGTCGTCCTCGCGGTCCTCGCCAGCATCGCGCTCGTCCGGCGGCGGGACGTGACCTGA
- a CDS encoding PLP-dependent aminotransferase family protein, with amino-acid sequence MLPVRLDRTDPRPLGTQLADQVRQLVLDGALVRDDRMPATRRLAADLGVSRSVVEQAFDQLLAEGWLEARQGSGTWVAGGTSGRAAAPRRRRTPVVERPLVMLDAGTPWIDPRHRAVWRRAWREVSVATPPRGYDDPRGLPELRALLAERLGRGRGLAVDAERVRVTGGTGAGLRHLLAVLPRAAVAVEDPGYRAAVATVLESGREVRDLPALEPVTDLSGCSAAYVTPAHQHPLGRVMPAADRLTLLATARRDEALVIEDDYDSEFRYDVAPVPALASLDRDRVAYLGTASKAILPSLRLGWSVVPDRLLDAYDAHRSLTHDAPPWPVQRALVTLLRDGYVDAVVRSARRVYAERAPRVVEALSPYAGLAGPVAGMYSTWLLPHARAVRVRAAAEDAGFRVNLLRDYCRTARLSGLVVGFGGPTDDELDRALAVLVGALSSR; translated from the coding sequence ATGCTTCCCGTTCGCCTCGACCGGACCGACCCGAGACCGCTCGGCACCCAGCTCGCCGACCAGGTGCGTCAACTGGTGCTCGACGGCGCGCTCGTCCGTGACGACCGGATGCCCGCGACCCGGCGCCTGGCCGCCGACCTCGGCGTCTCCCGCTCCGTGGTCGAGCAGGCCTTCGACCAGCTGCTCGCCGAGGGCTGGCTGGAGGCGCGGCAGGGGTCCGGGACCTGGGTCGCCGGCGGCACGAGCGGCCGGGCCGCGGCACCCCGCCGTCGTCGTACCCCTGTCGTGGAGCGGCCCCTCGTCATGCTCGACGCCGGCACGCCCTGGATCGACCCGCGGCACCGGGCCGTGTGGCGGCGGGCCTGGCGGGAGGTGTCGGTGGCGACGCCACCGCGGGGGTACGACGACCCGCGCGGACTGCCCGAGCTGCGGGCGCTGCTCGCCGAGCGGCTCGGCCGCGGCCGAGGCCTGGCCGTCGACGCCGAGCGGGTGCGGGTCACCGGCGGCACGGGGGCCGGGCTGCGGCACCTGCTGGCGGTGCTCCCGCGAGCGGCGGTGGCGGTCGAGGACCCCGGCTACCGTGCGGCGGTCGCGACGGTGCTCGAGTCGGGGCGCGAGGTGCGTGACCTCCCGGCGCTCGAGCCGGTCACGGACCTGTCCGGCTGCAGCGCCGCGTACGTGACACCCGCCCACCAGCACCCGCTCGGCCGCGTGATGCCCGCCGCCGACCGGCTGACCCTGCTCGCGACCGCGCGCCGCGACGAGGCGCTGGTGATCGAGGACGACTACGACTCCGAGTTCCGCTACGACGTCGCGCCGGTGCCGGCGCTCGCCTCGCTCGACCGCGACCGGGTCGCGTACCTCGGCACCGCGTCGAAGGCGATCCTGCCGTCGCTGCGGCTGGGCTGGTCGGTCGTGCCGGACCGCCTGCTCGACGCGTACGACGCCCACCGCTCGCTCACCCACGACGCCCCGCCGTGGCCGGTGCAGCGCGCGCTGGTGACCCTGCTGCGCGACGGGTACGTCGACGCGGTGGTCCGCTCGGCCCGCCGGGTCTATGCCGAGCGCGCGCCGCGGGTGGTCGAGGCGCTGTCGCCGTACGCCGGGCTCGCGGGTCCGGTCGCCGGCATGTACTCGACCTGGTTGCTGCCCCACGCCCGCGCGGTGCGGGTGCGGGCGGCCGCCGAGGACGCGGGATTCCGGGTCAACCTGCTGCGCGACTACTGCCGCACGGCCCGGCTCAGCGGCCTGGTGGTCGGCTTCGGTGGTCCGACGGACGACGAGCTGGACCGGGCGCTGGCGGTGCTGGTGGGGGCACTCAGCTCTCGGTGA
- a CDS encoding GNAT family N-acetyltransferase: MQASLDLRPVGYLHPDAATLVARVQQEYVERYGSPDESPVDPAVFDLPEGLFLVGYDDAGTPVATGAWRRSPVQVLGGSSAVEVKRMFVVAEQRGRGFARAVLAALEDSAREAGHDLAVLETGLRQPEAISLYRSAGYEEVPGFGFYKDAPLSRCFGKLLG, from the coding sequence ATGCAAGCCTCCCTCGACCTGCGCCCCGTCGGCTACCTCCACCCCGACGCCGCGACCCTGGTCGCCCGTGTCCAGCAGGAGTACGTCGAGCGCTATGGCTCGCCCGACGAGAGCCCGGTCGACCCGGCGGTCTTCGACCTCCCCGAGGGCCTCTTCCTGGTCGGGTACGACGACGCCGGGACGCCCGTCGCGACCGGCGCCTGGCGCCGGTCACCCGTGCAGGTGCTGGGCGGCTCCAGCGCGGTCGAGGTCAAGCGGATGTTCGTGGTCGCCGAGCAGCGGGGCCGCGGGTTCGCCCGCGCCGTGCTCGCCGCACTCGAGGACTCGGCGCGGGAGGCCGGCCACGACCTGGCCGTCCTGGAGACCGGGCTGCGGCAGCCCGAGGCGATCAGCCTGTACCGCAGCGCCGGCTACGAGGAGGTCCCCGGCTTCGGGTTCTACAAGGACGCCCCGCTGTCGCGGTGCTTCGGCAAGCTGCTCGGCTGA
- a CDS encoding ABC transporter ATP-binding protein: MDAHGTTVAATDNLTKVYGDRVAVDRVTMTVQRGEVYGFLGPNGAGKTTTLRMLLGLIRPTSGTAYATGSIGALIEGPGFFPYLSGRANLRVLARHRGLPDAEVERVLERVDLASRGDDRFKGYSLGMKQRLGVAAALMGDPELIVLDEPTNGLDPAGMADMRALVVDLARGGQTVLLSSHLLTEVQEICHRVAVINDGQLLREAGVAELRGGVSLRVRATPEPEALAVAMRLAGDDGVRRDAEGLLLTLPADRAPDVARALVGAGVDVHEITAAERSLEEVFFEMTSQKESVR, encoded by the coding sequence ATGGATGCACACGGAACGACGGTGGCCGCCACCGACAACCTCACGAAGGTCTACGGGGACCGGGTCGCCGTGGACAGGGTCACGATGACCGTGCAGCGTGGCGAGGTCTACGGCTTCCTCGGCCCCAACGGCGCCGGGAAGACGACGACCCTGCGGATGCTGCTCGGCCTGATCCGGCCGACCTCCGGCACGGCGTACGCCACCGGTTCGATCGGCGCGCTGATCGAGGGGCCCGGCTTCTTCCCCTACCTGTCGGGGCGCGCCAACCTGCGGGTCCTGGCCCGGCACCGCGGCCTGCCCGACGCCGAGGTGGAGCGCGTGCTGGAGCGGGTCGACCTCGCGAGCCGCGGAGACGACCGGTTCAAGGGCTACTCGCTCGGCATGAAGCAGCGTCTCGGCGTCGCCGCCGCGCTGATGGGCGACCCGGAGCTGATCGTCCTCGACGAGCCGACCAACGGCCTCGACCCGGCGGGCATGGCCGACATGCGTGCGCTCGTCGTCGACCTGGCCCGCGGCGGCCAGACCGTGCTGCTGTCGAGCCACCTGCTCACCGAGGTGCAGGAGATCTGCCACCGCGTCGCCGTCATCAACGACGGGCAGCTGCTGCGCGAGGCAGGCGTTGCGGAGCTGCGCGGCGGCGTCTCGCTGCGGGTCCGGGCCACGCCCGAGCCGGAGGCGCTCGCCGTCGCGATGCGGCTGGCCGGCGACGACGGCGTACGACGCGATGCCGAGGGCCTGCTGCTCACCCTGCCGGCCGACCGTGCGCCCGACGTCGCCCGCGCGCTGGTCGGCGCCGGTGTCGACGTCCACGAGATCACCGCTGCCGAGCGCAGCCTCGAGGAGGTCTTCTTCGAGATGACCAGCCAGAAGGAGTCCGTGCGATGA
- a CDS encoding HNH endonuclease signature motif containing protein yields MDLGTRHRSTTPVLSRLSAGIRARNQLLVEEWAAIVEWAGDHIVSGPQGAATITEGYLDTGVPIAGAGAPLVSEFALMELVAVLGRTPDGGKAYVGRVIECAWRLPNVYDAVIAGKLAPWRAERIADLTRSLSGEAAGFVDRQLWNASGVGWAQFERLVAEAVLRFDPERAEADRAKAADHRHFDISDVDEHGLVHLDGLLDAADGHDLDQAVGRRAEVLGRLGDDSSLDVRRSKAAADLARQDLALDLLVPDPDTGEVVATVPGRKVVLNVHVTDTTLAGRNPVGRWDEGRCPITTAQIREWLRARHTTIIVRPVIDLADHLPVTAYEIPDRHKTRVALRDHTCRFPHCARPATRCDIDHAKPHDRGGPTCPCNLVPLCRRHHRAKTHSTWRYDTPAPATYVWTSPNGYRFRVDHRGTHPVHPPDE; encoded by the coding sequence ATGGATCTCGGAACCCGCCACCGTTCGACAACCCCGGTGCTGTCACGGTTGAGCGCCGGGATCCGGGCCCGCAACCAGCTCCTCGTCGAGGAATGGGCGGCGATCGTGGAGTGGGCCGGCGACCACATCGTGTCCGGTCCTCAGGGTGCGGCGACGATCACCGAGGGCTACCTCGACACCGGCGTCCCGATCGCCGGCGCGGGGGCGCCGTTGGTGTCGGAGTTCGCGTTGATGGAGCTCGTCGCGGTCCTCGGCCGCACCCCCGACGGCGGCAAGGCCTACGTCGGACGAGTCATCGAGTGCGCCTGGCGGCTACCCAACGTCTACGACGCCGTCATCGCCGGGAAACTCGCTCCGTGGCGGGCCGAACGGATCGCGGACCTCACCCGCAGCCTGTCGGGTGAGGCGGCGGGGTTCGTGGACCGGCAGCTGTGGAACGCCTCCGGCGTCGGGTGGGCCCAGTTCGAACGCCTCGTTGCGGAGGCGGTGTTGCGGTTCGACCCCGAACGCGCGGAAGCCGACCGGGCCAAGGCTGCCGACCACCGTCACTTCGACATCAGTGACGTGGACGAGCACGGCCTGGTGCACCTCGACGGACTGCTGGATGCCGCCGACGGGCACGACCTCGACCAAGCCGTCGGACGTCGGGCGGAGGTTCTCGGCCGGCTCGGGGATGACTCGTCACTCGACGTGCGGCGGTCGAAGGCGGCGGCCGATCTCGCCCGCCAGGACCTGGCCCTCGACCTGCTGGTCCCGGACCCCGACACCGGGGAGGTGGTCGCGACCGTCCCCGGTCGCAAGGTGGTCCTCAACGTGCACGTCACCGACACCACCCTTGCTGGCCGGAACCCGGTCGGGCGGTGGGACGAGGGCCGCTGCCCGATCACCACCGCGCAGATCCGGGAGTGGCTGCGTGCCCGGCACACCACGATCATCGTGCGGCCGGTCATCGACCTCGCCGACCACCTCCCCGTCACGGCCTACGAGATCCCCGACCGACACAAGACCAGGGTCGCGTTGCGGGACCACACCTGCCGCTTCCCCCACTGCGCCCGTCCCGCGACCCGGTGCGACATCGACCACGCGAAGCCTCACGACCGGGGTGGTCCGACCTGCCCCTGCAACCTCGTCCCGCTCTGCCGGCGGCACCACCGCGCCAAGACCCACTCGACCTGGCGCTACGACACACCGGCGCCGGCCACCTACGTGTGGACCAGCCCCAACGGCTACCGGTTCCGGGTCGACCACCGCGGCACCCACCCCGTCCACCCGCCCGACGAGTAG
- a CDS encoding FadR/GntR family transcriptional regulator, whose translation MPLAPTTPASLVDQAIAGMRALLESGEWEVGTRVPPEPALAAALGVSRNTVREAVKALAHLGLLQVRRGDGTYVAATTDMQALMRKQLARVDIAHLLEVRHAIEVRAAALAAERRTAADLASMDAIMDRRRQAVLDGDGPAFIDADVDFHCAVVAAAHNPLLVELYDGLVETLRASIEHPGAADVLAAEHDAVLDAIRAGDPAVAATASADLLDHVVP comes from the coding sequence ATGCCCCTCGCTCCCACCACGCCCGCCTCGCTGGTCGACCAGGCCATCGCGGGGATGCGTGCGCTGCTGGAGAGTGGTGAGTGGGAGGTCGGCACCCGGGTCCCGCCGGAGCCGGCCCTCGCTGCGGCTCTCGGCGTCAGCCGCAACACCGTGCGCGAGGCGGTCAAGGCGCTCGCGCACCTCGGGCTGCTGCAGGTCCGGCGCGGCGACGGCACGTACGTCGCGGCCACCACCGACATGCAGGCGCTCATGCGCAAGCAGCTCGCCCGGGTCGACATCGCCCACCTGCTGGAGGTCCGGCACGCGATCGAGGTCCGCGCCGCGGCGCTGGCGGCGGAGCGTCGTACCGCTGCCGACCTGGCCTCGATGGACGCGATCATGGACCGCCGCCGCCAGGCGGTGCTGGACGGCGACGGCCCGGCCTTCATCGACGCCGACGTCGACTTCCACTGCGCGGTCGTGGCTGCGGCCCACAACCCGCTCCTCGTCGAGCTCTACGACGGCCTGGTCGAGACCCTGCGCGCCAGCATCGAGCACCCCGGCGCCGCCGACGTGCTCGCCGCCGAGCACGACGCGGTGCTCGACGCGATCCGCGCCGGCGACCCGGCCGTGGCCGCCACCGCCAGCGCGGACCTGCTCGACCACGTCGTCCCCTGA
- a CDS encoding pyridoxamine 5'-phosphate oxidase family protein, with protein sequence MSVVMEPTDRTRIRRGRNRAVAERTDLLALLTDALVAHLGVTVGDHPVVLPTAFAVDVDGPDEGGTLYVHGSVAARWLRSSAGTTVCVTVTELDGLVAGRSAFHHSMNYRSAVVIGQARVVEDEAERQHALDLIVDHMLPGRSATLRPSTRKELAATAVLAVPLAEASMKARAGDPVDEPEDVTAGIWGGHVPVRRVLGAPVPAQDNLPGLDVPDDVRDRAC encoded by the coding sequence ATGAGCGTTGTCATGGAGCCCACCGACCGCACCCGGATCCGCCGCGGCCGCAACCGCGCCGTCGCCGAGCGCACCGACCTGCTGGCCCTGCTGACCGACGCCCTGGTCGCGCACCTCGGCGTCACCGTCGGCGACCACCCGGTGGTGCTGCCGACGGCGTTCGCGGTCGACGTGGACGGCCCCGACGAGGGCGGCACGCTCTACGTGCACGGCTCGGTCGCAGCCCGGTGGCTGCGCTCCTCCGCCGGCACGACCGTGTGCGTCACCGTCACCGAGCTCGACGGGCTGGTCGCCGGCCGCTCGGCCTTCCACCACTCGATGAACTACCGCTCCGCCGTGGTCATCGGGCAGGCCCGGGTCGTCGAGGACGAGGCCGAGCGGCAGCACGCCCTCGACCTGATCGTCGACCACATGCTCCCGGGCCGCTCCGCGACCCTGCGCCCCAGCACCCGCAAGGAGCTGGCCGCCACCGCCGTGCTCGCCGTACCGCTCGCCGAGGCGTCGATGAAGGCCCGCGCCGGCGACCCGGTCGACGAGCCGGAGGACGTCACCGCCGGGATCTGGGGCGGGCACGTCCCGGTCCGGCGGGTGCTCGGCGCCCCGGTCCCGGCGCAGGACAACCTGCCCGGGCTCGACGTACCGGACGACGTGCGGGACCGCGCCTGCTGA
- a CDS encoding sensor histidine kinase, with protein sequence MDTNVWLARRLWLIPVAVIITGGSFAVNLGHVGRVEGGVVGRVLVVVLAAAAATSLLLLDRFPVLLAATGALSGAYFAVGGENGPIFFALIVASFVVATRRPFPTWFPLLLTAAVLTWAGLVVRGVRWDELAVGAWQAIGIGALVSAAAAIGSMLRQGRAAWVDRTSRAAAEERLRMAQDLHDGVGHGLAVIAMQAGVALHVLDRDPAAARTSLEAIRTTSREALDALRTELATIAGEPAPRRPASGVEAIPALVERVRSAGLRLEVIGEPGELTPQSGAAAYAVLQEALTNVLRHAAASTATVVWERGADSVALRVSDDGHGGAVQDEGMGISGMRSRVEALGGTFRAGPVPHGGFEVSAVLPA encoded by the coding sequence ATGGACACGAACGTGTGGCTGGCGAGGCGCTTGTGGTTGATCCCGGTCGCGGTGATCATCACCGGCGGCTCGTTCGCCGTGAACCTCGGGCACGTCGGCCGGGTCGAGGGCGGGGTCGTCGGGCGGGTGCTGGTCGTGGTGCTCGCGGCCGCGGCTGCGACGTCGCTGCTGCTGCTCGACCGGTTCCCCGTGCTGCTGGCGGCGACCGGTGCGCTGAGCGGCGCCTACTTCGCCGTCGGCGGCGAGAACGGTCCGATCTTCTTCGCGCTGATCGTGGCGTCCTTCGTGGTGGCCACCCGGCGGCCCTTCCCCACCTGGTTCCCGCTGCTGCTGACCGCGGCCGTCCTGACCTGGGCGGGCCTCGTGGTTCGCGGCGTTCGGTGGGACGAGCTCGCGGTGGGCGCCTGGCAGGCCATCGGCATCGGCGCGCTGGTGTCCGCGGCCGCCGCGATCGGCAGCATGCTCCGGCAGGGCCGGGCTGCGTGGGTGGACCGTACCTCGCGTGCCGCCGCCGAGGAGCGGCTGCGGATGGCGCAGGACCTCCACGACGGCGTCGGCCACGGCCTGGCGGTGATCGCGATGCAGGCCGGCGTGGCGCTGCACGTCCTCGACCGCGACCCGGCCGCCGCCCGCACCAGCCTGGAGGCGATCCGCACCACCAGCCGCGAGGCCCTCGACGCGCTGCGCACCGAGCTGGCGACGATCGCGGGGGAGCCGGCCCCGCGCCGTCCCGCCTCCGGCGTCGAGGCGATCCCGGCGCTGGTCGAGCGGGTGCGCTCGGCCGGCCTGCGGCTCGAGGTGATCGGCGAGCCCGGCGAGCTGACACCGCAGAGCGGCGCGGCGGCGTACGCGGTGCTCCAGGAGGCGCTGACCAACGTGCTGCGGCACGCCGCCGCCAGCACCGCCACGGTCGTGTGGGAGCGCGGCGCCGACAGCGTGGCGCTGCGCGTCTCGGACGACGGGCACGGCGGCGCCGTGCAGGATGAGGGCATGGGCATCAGCGGCATGCGCTCGCGCGTCGAGGCGCTCGGCGGCACCTTCCGTGCCGGCCCGGTGCCGCACGGTGGGTTCGAGGTCAGCGCGGTGCTGCCCGCATGA
- the serC gene encoding phosphoserine transaminase — MTDIQIPADLKPADGRFGAGPSKIQPSHLTALAATGDQLMGTSHRQAPVRNVVGRVLQGLGDLFTLPDGYEVVVGNGGATAFWDIAAFGLIEKKSQHLTFGEFSSKFASSVKAAPWLDAPSVIAADPGSRPEAVAEAGVDVYGWAHNETSTAVMAPVVRPEGTDEGALVLIDATSGAGGLPVDLAETDVYYFAPQKCFASDGGLWFGIFSPAAIERAERIAATDRYIPPFFNLKTAIDNSRLNQTYNTPSVATLFLMAEQLDWMNGQGGLKGMVERTTASSDALYGWAERTAYTTPYVADPSHRSLVIGTIDFDDAIDAAEIAKVLRANGIVDTEPYRKLGRNQLRIAMYPAIDPADVEALTRSIDYVVDALGA; from the coding sequence GTGACCGACATCCAGATCCCCGCCGACCTCAAGCCCGCCGACGGCCGCTTCGGCGCGGGGCCCTCGAAGATCCAGCCGAGCCACCTCACCGCGCTGGCGGCCACCGGCGACCAGTTGATGGGTACGTCGCACCGCCAGGCCCCCGTCCGCAACGTGGTCGGCCGCGTGCTGCAGGGCCTCGGCGACCTGTTCACCCTGCCCGACGGCTACGAGGTCGTGGTCGGCAACGGCGGGGCGACGGCGTTCTGGGACATCGCAGCGTTCGGCCTGATCGAGAAGAAGTCGCAGCACCTGACGTTCGGTGAGTTCTCGAGCAAGTTCGCCTCGTCGGTCAAGGCCGCCCCGTGGCTGGACGCGCCGTCGGTGATCGCCGCCGACCCGGGCTCGCGGCCCGAGGCTGTCGCCGAGGCCGGCGTCGACGTCTACGGCTGGGCCCACAACGAGACCTCGACCGCGGTGATGGCGCCGGTCGTGCGCCCCGAGGGCACGGACGAGGGTGCGCTCGTCCTCATCGACGCCACCTCGGGCGCCGGCGGCCTGCCGGTCGACCTGGCCGAGACCGACGTCTACTACTTCGCGCCGCAGAAGTGCTTCGCCTCGGACGGCGGCCTGTGGTTCGGCATCTTCAGCCCTGCCGCGATCGAGCGCGCCGAGCGGATCGCCGCCACCGACCGCTACATCCCGCCGTTCTTCAACCTCAAGACGGCCATCGACAACAGCCGCCTCAACCAGACCTACAACACCCCGTCGGTCGCCACGCTGTTCCTGATGGCCGAGCAGCTGGACTGGATGAACGGGCAGGGCGGGCTCAAGGGCATGGTCGAGCGGACCACGGCGTCGTCCGACGCGCTCTACGGCTGGGCCGAGCGGACGGCGTACACCACGCCCTACGTCGCCGACCCGAGCCACCGCTCGCTGGTCATCGGCACCATCGACTTCGACGACGCGATCGACGCCGCCGAGATCGCGAAGGTGCTGCGCGCCAACGGGATCGTCGACACCGAGCCGTACCGCAAGCTCGGCCGCAACCAGCTGCGGATCGCGATGTACCCCGCGATCGACCCGGCCGACGTCGAGGCGCTGACGCGGTCGATCGACTACGTCGTCGACGCCCTCGGGGCCTGA
- a CDS encoding CynX/NimT family MFS transporter, giving the protein MSAVVHDAAALPPTASEGSRGRASLGLALAVLLVAFNLRLAITSLGALLDHLGDLGVSAATQGVLTSVPVVCFAAVGATAMVVTRRIGVDRGLVAALALIATGLVLRVLDGTPALIAGTAVACSGIALGNVLIPAIVKEHFPHRIGTMTGAYSAVLSLGSAVGAATTVPIADAAGSWRVGLGVWALTAVAAGIAWAPYCRRRDPQRAHVRSTSLWRSPTAWAVTLVFATQSLNAYVMMSWLPSVYADAGFSDATAGLLLATSIVIGVPFFFVAPMLAVRLRHQGHLVLALTALTAAGWVGLWIAPVGGAWVWAALLGAGGAIFPVVLAMFALRTTSSTQTGSLSTMAQSVGYLLAAGGPFLVGVLHDASGTWSAAYVLLLATAAVQVVVGYVAGRPVRITES; this is encoded by the coding sequence ATGTCCGCCGTGGTCCATGATGCCGCCGCCCTGCCGCCGACCGCATCCGAAGGCTCGCGCGGCCGCGCCAGCCTGGGGCTCGCACTCGCCGTGCTGCTGGTCGCGTTCAACCTGCGCCTCGCGATCACCTCGCTCGGCGCGCTGCTCGACCACCTGGGCGACCTCGGCGTCTCGGCGGCCACGCAGGGCGTGCTGACCTCGGTCCCCGTCGTGTGCTTCGCCGCCGTCGGCGCGACGGCGATGGTCGTCACCCGCCGCATCGGCGTCGACCGCGGCCTGGTCGCCGCACTCGCCCTGATCGCGACCGGCCTGGTGCTGCGCGTCCTCGACGGCACCCCCGCCCTCATCGCGGGCACGGCGGTCGCGTGCTCGGGCATCGCGCTCGGGAACGTGCTCATCCCCGCGATCGTCAAGGAGCACTTCCCCCACCGGATCGGCACCATGACCGGCGCCTACTCCGCCGTGCTCTCCCTCGGCTCGGCCGTCGGCGCCGCGACCACGGTGCCGATCGCCGACGCGGCCGGCTCCTGGCGGGTCGGGCTCGGCGTGTGGGCACTGACCGCCGTCGCCGCCGGGATCGCCTGGGCGCCGTACTGCCGCCGTCGCGACCCGCAGCGCGCCCACGTCCGCAGCACCTCGCTGTGGCGCAGCCCGACCGCGTGGGCGGTCACCCTGGTCTTCGCGACCCAGTCGCTCAACGCCTACGTGATGATGAGCTGGCTCCCGAGCGTGTACGCCGACGCCGGGTTCAGCGACGCGACGGCCGGCCTGCTGCTGGCCACGAGCATCGTCATCGGCGTGCCGTTCTTCTTCGTCGCCCCGATGCTCGCGGTCCGGCTGCGGCACCAGGGCCACCTCGTCCTCGCGCTGACCGCCCTCACGGCGGCCGGCTGGGTGGGCCTGTGGATCGCACCGGTCGGTGGCGCGTGGGTGTGGGCCGCGCTGCTCGGCGCCGGTGGCGCGATCTTCCCCGTGGTGCTCGCCATGTTCGCTCTGCGCACCACCTCCAGCACCCAGACCGGCTCCCTGTCGACCATGGCGCAGAGCGTCGGCTACCTCCTGGCGGCCGGCGGCCCGTTCCTCGTCGGCGTCCTCCACGACGCGTCCGGCACCTGGTCGGCCGCCTACGTCCTGCTCCTCGCCACCGCGGCCGTCCAGGTCGTCGTCGGGTACGTCGCCGGCCGGCCGGTCAGGATCACCGAGAGCTGA